A DNA window from Actinomadura coerulea contains the following coding sequences:
- a CDS encoding acyl-CoA dehydrogenase family protein — translation MDFDLPEGAAAVREGVLAVAGKYDQDYWGRCDADKRWPEEVWRELVDGGWHSLAIPEEYGGGGQGLLELAVALEALAEGGAGGAASFMYLLTPAFGGLTIARHGTAEQKRELLPKIASGGIETCFAITEPDAGSNAIEISTQARRDGDAFVVSGQKIWISGVERADLLVLVARTTPAAQARPRTAGFTVLLVDVKEAVAEGTLTYRPIPKLGTNTVASSMVFLDNVRVPADRVLGEPDQGFAVLWDILNPERILAAAGGVGSGGLVLRIACEYAGERAPFGKPIGANQAVAFPLARIKAQLELARLMTYKAAWLWDRGRPCGSEANIAKLTAADAAWQAADRAFQTYGGMAYSLEYPVARMFRDARIAKNIPVAEELVLAHIAQHELGLPKSY, via the coding sequence ATGGACTTCGACCTGCCGGAGGGCGCGGCCGCGGTGCGCGAGGGCGTGCTGGCGGTCGCCGGGAAGTACGACCAGGACTACTGGGGGCGGTGCGACGCGGACAAACGCTGGCCGGAGGAGGTCTGGCGGGAGCTGGTCGACGGCGGCTGGCACAGCCTGGCGATCCCCGAGGAGTACGGCGGCGGGGGCCAGGGGCTGCTGGAGCTGGCGGTGGCCCTGGAGGCCCTCGCCGAGGGCGGCGCGGGCGGCGCCGCGTCCTTCATGTACCTGCTGACGCCCGCGTTCGGCGGCCTGACCATCGCCCGGCACGGCACCGCCGAGCAGAAGCGCGAACTGCTGCCGAAGATCGCCTCCGGGGGGATCGAGACGTGCTTCGCCATCACCGAGCCGGACGCGGGCAGCAACGCCATCGAGATCTCCACCCAGGCGCGCCGCGACGGCGACGCCTTCGTCGTCAGCGGCCAGAAGATCTGGATCTCCGGCGTCGAGCGCGCCGACCTCCTCGTCCTGGTCGCCCGGACGACCCCGGCCGCGCAGGCCCGCCCCCGCACCGCGGGCTTCACCGTCCTGCTGGTGGACGTCAAGGAGGCCGTGGCCGAGGGCACGCTGACCTACCGGCCGATCCCGAAGCTCGGCACCAACACCGTCGCCTCCAGCATGGTCTTCCTCGACAATGTGCGCGTGCCCGCCGACCGGGTCCTCGGCGAGCCCGACCAGGGCTTCGCCGTGCTGTGGGACATCCTCAACCCCGAGCGGATCCTGGCCGCCGCGGGCGGCGTCGGGTCCGGCGGCCTGGTGCTGCGGATCGCCTGCGAGTACGCCGGCGAGCGCGCCCCCTTCGGGAAGCCGATCGGGGCGAACCAGGCCGTCGCGTTCCCGCTCGCGCGGATCAAGGCGCAGCTGGAGCTGGCCCGGCTGATGACCTACAAGGCCGCCTGGCTGTGGGACCGCGGCCGGCCCTGCGGCTCGGAGGCCAACATCGCCAAGCTCACCGCGGCGGACGCGGCCTGGCAGGCGGCCGACCGGGCGTTCCAGACCTACGGCGGCATGGCGTACTCCCTGGAGTACCCGGTCGCCCGGATGTTCCGCGACGCCCGCATCGCCAAGAACATCCCGGTAGCCGAGGAGCTCGTCCTCGCCCACATCGCCCAGCACGAGCTGGGACTGCCCAAGTCGTACTGA
- a CDS encoding aldehyde dehydrogenase family protein, producing MRPRDRWMLAGGRWSQGTGDETFTVTDPATGEPLGVVAASSAADVDTAVAAARGAAPGWAATPAAERGAALHAAARAVEERMDELAALVTAEMGKPTGDALGGVEAGIGTLRQYAELGPLHGGRSLQGGRDAADFMVREPWGVVAAITPWNDPVAIACGLVGAAVATGNAVVHKPSERTPHTGAMLAELVAGCLPDGVLNMVTGGGAVGEALAGHAGADVVAHVGSTRAGRRIAELAARTGARTLLENGGADPLIVDAGVDPSWAAGQAALGCFANAGQICTSVERIYVHEAVAEPFLDALAARARNLRTGPGASPSTELGPLVDERHRTRVHQQVEKALADGARALAGARLPEGPGCFYPATVLAGCADHMAIMAEETFGPVAPVRTVAGFEQALEAANRSHYGLAATVLTRDMAHAQAAWRTLEAGTVKINAVFGGAPGGAATPRRASGGGFGYGPELLDEMTAVKVVHVQAAP from the coding sequence ATGCGGCCGCGTGACAGGTGGATGCTGGCCGGCGGACGGTGGAGCCAGGGCACCGGGGACGAGACGTTCACGGTGACCGATCCGGCGACCGGCGAGCCGCTGGGGGTGGTGGCCGCCTCCTCGGCGGCGGACGTGGACACGGCCGTGGCGGCGGCCCGCGGCGCCGCGCCCGGCTGGGCGGCCACGCCGGCGGCCGAACGGGGCGCCGCCCTGCACGCGGCCGCGCGCGCGGTCGAGGAGCGCATGGACGAGCTCGCCGCCCTGGTGACCGCGGAGATGGGCAAGCCGACCGGTGACGCGCTCGGCGGCGTGGAGGCCGGGATCGGCACCCTGCGCCAGTACGCCGAGCTGGGCCCGCTGCACGGCGGGCGCAGCCTCCAGGGCGGACGGGACGCCGCCGACTTCATGGTCCGCGAGCCGTGGGGCGTCGTCGCCGCCATCACTCCGTGGAACGATCCGGTCGCGATCGCCTGCGGCCTGGTGGGCGCGGCCGTGGCGACGGGCAACGCCGTCGTCCACAAGCCGTCCGAGCGCACCCCCCACACCGGCGCGATGCTCGCCGAGCTGGTCGCCGGATGCCTGCCCGACGGAGTCCTGAACATGGTCACCGGCGGCGGCGCGGTCGGCGAGGCGCTCGCCGGGCACGCGGGCGCCGACGTCGTCGCGCACGTCGGCTCCACCCGCGCCGGCCGCCGCATCGCCGAGCTGGCCGCGCGGACCGGGGCGAGGACCCTCCTGGAGAACGGCGGCGCCGACCCGCTGATCGTGGACGCGGGCGTCGACCCGTCCTGGGCGGCCGGGCAGGCCGCGCTCGGGTGCTTCGCCAACGCCGGGCAGATCTGCACCTCGGTCGAGCGGATCTACGTGCACGAGGCCGTCGCCGAGCCGTTCCTCGACGCGCTCGCGGCACGCGCCCGGAACCTGCGCACGGGTCCGGGCGCGAGCCCTTCCACCGAGCTCGGGCCCCTCGTCGACGAGCGCCACCGCACCAGGGTCCACCAGCAGGTGGAGAAGGCCCTCGCGGACGGGGCGCGGGCGCTGGCCGGCGCGCGCCTGCCCGAGGGCCCCGGCTGCTTCTACCCGGCGACGGTCCTGGCCGGCTGCGCCGACCACATGGCGATCATGGCGGAGGAGACCTTCGGTCCCGTGGCGCCCGTCCGCACCGTGGCCGGGTTCGAGCAGGCGCTGGAGGCCGCGAACCGGTCCCACTACGGCCTCGCCGCGACCGTCCTCACCCGCGACATGGCGCACGCCCAGGCCGCCTGGCGCACGCTGGAGGCCGGCACCGTGAAGATCAACGCGGTGTTCGGCGGCGCCCCGGGAGGCGCCGCGACCCCGCGCCGCGCCAGCGGCGGCGGATTCGGCTACGGCCCCGAGCTCCTGGACGAGATGACGGCCGTCAAGGTCGTCCACGTCCAGGCCGCCCCCTGA
- a CDS encoding TetR/AcrR family transcriptional regulator, translated as MGTAGRSVRESLLDAAADLLVERGYRAVRMRDVASAAGVSRQTVYNEFGDKWGLAQAVVIRDNERYLDGIDAVLSQHADLYSAVVAAVTFTMETSADDQLKKAVLTGAGGDEMLPLLTTQAEPVLFSASARIAEHALRQWPDLDRAALTEIADAAVRLTMSHIMLPSGPPEAFAHFVARMVTRYLAASAGAPGPGAG; from the coding sequence ATGGGCACCGCCGGCCGTTCCGTGCGCGAATCCCTGCTGGACGCCGCCGCGGACCTCTTGGTGGAGCGCGGCTACCGGGCCGTGCGGATGCGCGACGTCGCGTCCGCCGCCGGGGTGAGCAGGCAGACCGTCTACAACGAGTTCGGCGACAAGTGGGGGCTCGCGCAGGCGGTCGTGATCCGCGACAACGAGCGCTACCTCGACGGCATCGACGCGGTGCTGTCCCAGCACGCCGACCTGTACTCGGCCGTGGTCGCCGCGGTCACGTTCACGATGGAGACCTCCGCCGACGACCAGCTGAAGAAGGCGGTGCTGACGGGCGCGGGCGGCGACGAGATGCTGCCGCTGCTCACCACGCAGGCCGAGCCGGTGCTGTTCTCCGCCAGCGCCCGCATCGCCGAGCACGCCCTGCGCCAGTGGCCGGATCTGGACCGCGCCGCGCTCACCGAGATCGCCGACGCGGCCGTGCGCCTGACGATGAGCCACATCATGCTCCCGTCCGGGCCCCCGGAGGCCTTCGCCCACTTCGTCGCGCGCATGGTGACCCGCTACCTGGCCGCCTCCGCGGGCGCCCCCGGCCCGGGCGCCGGGTGA
- a CDS encoding ROK family transcriptional regulator: MPERRRRTVRDLRRANRSVLLRRLYFDGPLSRQDLARETGLSPASVSNVVGELIRAGLVAEAGSVESDGGRPRVLLKTAAGYGHLVGVDVGEGRVTVELFDLGLTRLARADLPLGDGGRDARAVVRRVLDGLAAVIEGASADPASVIGVGVGVPGVIERAPDAVVHRQTAGWDGVPLERMLREGTRLPLFVDNGAASLGQAEMWFGAGRGHRDAVVALVGSGVGAAVMIDGAPYRGAAGGAGEWGHTTSRVGGAPCRCGSRGCLEAYVGATALLERYRAAGGPAGTDEEAALAGLLADPSQAAAALREEIAEHLGAGIADLVNLFGPEKVIIGGWAGLLIGGRMLDRVTAAAAAYALRRPFARTSIELCRLGPEAVAVGAATLPLAHLLDGGDPAGARWPGGGTRGIMAY; the protein is encoded by the coding sequence ATGCCGGAACGGCGCCGGAGGACCGTGCGCGACCTGCGCCGCGCCAACCGGTCGGTGCTGCTGAGGCGGCTGTACTTCGACGGGCCGCTCAGCCGCCAGGACCTGGCCCGCGAGACCGGCCTCAGCCCCGCGTCGGTCAGCAACGTGGTGGGCGAGCTGATCAGGGCCGGGCTCGTCGCGGAGGCGGGCAGCGTCGAGTCCGACGGCGGGCGCCCGCGCGTGCTGCTGAAGACCGCAGCCGGTTACGGCCACCTCGTCGGCGTGGACGTCGGCGAGGGGCGGGTGACGGTCGAGCTGTTCGACCTGGGGCTGACCCGGCTCGCCAGGGCCGACCTGCCCCTCGGCGACGGCGGCCGGGACGCGCGCGCCGTCGTCCGGCGCGTCCTGGACGGCCTGGCCGCGGTCATCGAGGGCGCGTCGGCCGACCCGGCGTCCGTCATCGGCGTCGGCGTCGGCGTCCCCGGCGTGATCGAGCGCGCCCCGGACGCGGTCGTGCACCGCCAGACCGCCGGCTGGGACGGCGTTCCGCTGGAGCGCATGCTGCGCGAGGGCACCCGCCTGCCGCTGTTCGTGGACAACGGCGCGGCGTCGCTCGGCCAGGCGGAGATGTGGTTCGGCGCCGGGCGCGGGCACCGCGACGCCGTCGTCGCCCTTGTCGGATCCGGCGTCGGCGCCGCCGTCATGATCGACGGCGCGCCGTACCGGGGCGCGGCCGGCGGCGCGGGCGAGTGGGGCCACACGACGTCGCGGGTCGGGGGCGCGCCGTGCCGGTGCGGTTCCCGCGGCTGCCTGGAGGCCTATGTCGGCGCCACCGCCCTGCTGGAACGCTACAGGGCCGCGGGGGGCCCGGCCGGGACGGACGAGGAGGCGGCCCTCGCCGGGCTGCTGGCCGACCCGTCGCAGGCGGCGGCCGCGCTGCGCGAAGAGATCGCCGAGCACCTCGGCGCGGGCATCGCCGACCTGGTCAACCTGTTCGGCCCGGAGAAGGTCATCATCGGCGGCTGGGCGGGGCTGCTGATCGGCGGCCGGATGCTGGACCGGGTCACCGCGGCCGCCGCCGCCTACGCTCTGCGGCGGCCGTTCGCGCGGACCTCGATCGAGCTGTGCCGCCTCGGGCCGGAGGCGGTCGCCGTGGGCGCGGCCACCCTCCCGCTGGCGCACCTGCTCGACGGAGGCGACCCGGCGGGCGCGCGATGGCCCGGCGGCGGCACCCGGGGGATAATGGCGTACTGA
- a CDS encoding ATP-binding cassette domain-containing protein → MAAAEGLRVRDVTVRFGPLTAVDGAGLTAPPGTVTGLVGPSGAGKTTLCDVITGLRRPAAGAVLLDDADLTRSAARERARRGIARTFQRAGAAGPATVREAVRAAAARHAMTGEQPGRTARDRWRRRLEARRDAGASADALLARVGIQEYAERPVRDAPPGVAGLMDLARALATEPAVLVLDEPWAGLPVRHARALEVLLRDLAGEGLAVLVVEDEIEPVLGVCDVLHVLDDGRVIAAGPPAEVRADPRVRDAYRAGPRVTTCRSTGGAGRRVAGRRPAPR, encoded by the coding sequence ATGGCCGCTGCGGAGGGCCTGCGGGTGCGGGACGTGACGGTCCGGTTCGGCCCGCTGACGGCGGTCGACGGGGCCGGGCTGACCGCCCCGCCCGGAACGGTCACCGGGCTGGTCGGCCCGAGCGGCGCCGGGAAGACGACGCTGTGCGACGTGATCACGGGGCTGCGGCGCCCGGCGGCGGGCGCCGTCCTGCTGGACGACGCCGACCTGACGCGCAGCGCGGCGCGGGAGCGGGCCCGGCGCGGCATCGCCCGCACGTTCCAGCGGGCGGGCGCGGCGGGGCCGGCGACCGTCCGGGAGGCCGTCCGGGCCGCCGCCGCCCGGCACGCGATGACGGGCGAGCAGCCGGGCCGCACGGCGCGGGACCGGTGGCGGCGCCGCCTGGAGGCGCGCCGCGACGCGGGCGCCTCCGCCGACGCCCTCCTGGCCAGGGTCGGCATCCAGGAGTACGCCGAGAGGCCGGTCCGGGACGCCCCGCCCGGCGTCGCGGGGCTGATGGACCTGGCGAGGGCCCTGGCCACCGAACCCGCCGTGCTCGTGCTGGACGAGCCGTGGGCGGGCCTGCCGGTGCGGCACGCGCGGGCGCTGGAGGTCCTGCTGCGCGACCTGGCCGGGGAGGGCCTGGCGGTACTGGTCGTCGAGGACGAGATCGAGCCGGTGCTCGGCGTCTGCGACGTCCTGCACGTCCTGGACGACGGCAGGGTGATCGCGGCCGGGCCCCCGGCGGAGGTGCGGGCCGATCCCCGGGTGCGCGACGCCTACCGCGCCGGCCCGCGCGTCACCACGTGTCGATCCACGGGCGGGGCCGGTCGCCGGGTGGCGGGGCGGCGGCCGGCACCGCGGTGA
- a CDS encoding SDR family NAD(P)-dependent oxidoreductase, giving the protein MATLTGRSALVTGASSGIGAAVAEALAAAGARVGLVARRKDRLSEVLSRCREHAPDSAMWAADLADPDAVADLAAEAERELGGVDVLVNNAGMPKRRRVQDLSPAEADEVMRLNYLSPVRLTLALLPGMAARGRGHLVAVGSVAARLGPPHEAAYAASKAALTAFWESMAVDLDGTGVRVHVIQPALVAGTELFTRPGNEPPLSDLSDALPAREVAEAVLEVLESGRFERYVPDWFGEMASGKAADVEAFVAGVKEWTRDRLAPPSP; this is encoded by the coding sequence ATGGCGACTCTCACCGGACGGTCCGCTCTGGTCACCGGGGCCTCGTCGGGCATCGGCGCCGCGGTGGCGGAGGCGCTCGCCGCCGCCGGAGCGCGCGTCGGCCTGGTGGCGCGGCGCAAGGACAGGCTCTCGGAGGTGCTCTCCCGGTGCCGCGAGCACGCCCCGGACTCGGCGATGTGGGCGGCCGACCTCGCCGACCCCGACGCGGTCGCCGACCTCGCCGCCGAGGCCGAACGCGAACTCGGCGGCGTCGACGTGCTGGTCAACAACGCGGGCATGCCGAAGCGGCGCCGCGTCCAGGACCTGTCCCCCGCCGAGGCCGACGAGGTGATGCGCCTCAACTACCTGTCCCCCGTGCGGCTCACGCTGGCGCTTCTGCCCGGCATGGCCGCGCGCGGGCGCGGGCACCTGGTGGCGGTGGGGTCGGTCGCGGCGCGGCTCGGCCCGCCGCACGAGGCCGCCTACGCCGCGTCCAAGGCGGCGCTCACGGCGTTCTGGGAGAGCATGGCGGTCGATCTGGACGGCACGGGCGTGCGGGTCCACGTGATCCAGCCCGCGCTCGTCGCCGGGACCGAGCTGTTCACCCGTCCCGGCAACGAGCCGCCGCTCAGCGACCTGTCGGACGCCCTGCCGGCGCGGGAGGTGGCGGAGGCGGTCCTGGAGGTCCTGGAGAGCGGGCGGTTCGAGCGGTACGTGCCGGACTGGTTCGGCGAGATGGCCTCTGGAAAGGCCGCCGACGTCGAGGCGTTCGTCGCCGGAGTCAAGGAGTGGACCCGCGACCGGCTGGCGCCCCCGTCGCCCTGA
- a CDS encoding HelD family protein: MPAESADPSEPAVLAAERAHLAESRAALRRMREHAASLSADVAADWVSKQFLESLLDQRVEALADHPDTPLFFGRMDRDGAAGPDLPAVMYVGRRHVHDGDEGRPLVLDWRAPVSRAFYQAGPADPMGWRLRRRFGFRAGELTAFEDEPLDGGDIGPSRILTEEIERPRTGPMRDIVATIQPEQDEIVRADLPRSVCVQGAPGTGKTAVGLHRAAYLLFTHRERLSRSGVLIVGPNRAFLAYISAVLPALGEVRVEQATIDDLLGAPLGDEPAATAALKGDARMADVLRRALWLHVRKPEEGLVVTRGAARYRLADHEIREIAAALRGTTRYGSGRAAFAQRLAHQILVRMERRGEAPDDRVQDQVARSRPVKQVLDAVWPKVSAEQVLHRLLSDADLLRAAAKGVLDEDEQAVLLTARPARSHRSARWTAADRALLDELNDLMERTASLGHLVVDEAQDLSAMQLRALGRRCATGSATVLGDLAQGTTAWSARTWKEVLAHLGQDGEVTELTLGFRVPGTVLDFAARLLPHVAPGLERPRSLRAGAGALTVRRVADPAAAAAEAARAALARPGSVGLIVPDARAGAHAAALEAAGLEHEVLGPESAGAARLLVVPATLAKGLEYDHVIVVEPAAIAAAEARGLARLYVVLTRAVTTLTVLHEDDLPAELAAP; encoded by the coding sequence ATGCCCGCCGAGTCCGCCGACCCGTCCGAACCCGCGGTGCTGGCGGCCGAACGCGCCCACCTCGCCGAGTCCCGCGCCGCCCTGCGCCGGATGCGCGAGCACGCCGCGAGCCTGTCCGCCGACGTCGCCGCCGACTGGGTCTCCAAGCAGTTCCTGGAGTCGCTGCTCGACCAGCGGGTCGAGGCGCTCGCCGACCACCCGGACACCCCGCTGTTCTTCGGCCGCATGGACCGCGACGGCGCGGCCGGCCCCGACCTGCCCGCCGTCATGTACGTGGGGCGGCGGCACGTCCACGACGGCGACGAGGGGCGCCCCCTCGTGCTCGACTGGCGCGCTCCCGTCTCCCGGGCGTTCTACCAGGCCGGGCCCGCGGACCCGATGGGCTGGCGGCTGCGGCGGCGCTTCGGGTTCCGGGCCGGGGAACTGACCGCGTTCGAGGACGAGCCCCTGGACGGCGGCGACATCGGCCCCTCCCGGATCCTGACCGAGGAGATCGAGCGCCCCCGGACCGGCCCGATGCGCGACATCGTCGCCACCATCCAGCCCGAGCAGGACGAGATCGTCCGCGCCGACCTGCCCCGGAGCGTCTGCGTCCAGGGCGCGCCCGGCACCGGCAAGACGGCCGTCGGCCTGCACCGCGCCGCCTACCTGCTGTTCACGCACCGGGAGCGGCTGTCGCGGTCCGGCGTGCTCATCGTCGGGCCGAACCGCGCGTTCCTCGCCTACATCTCGGCGGTGCTGCCCGCGCTCGGCGAGGTCCGGGTGGAGCAGGCCACCATCGACGACCTGCTCGGCGCGCCGCTCGGCGACGAGCCCGCGGCGACGGCCGCGCTCAAGGGCGACGCCCGGATGGCCGACGTGCTGCGCAGGGCGCTGTGGCTGCACGTCCGCAAGCCGGAGGAGGGGCTCGTCGTCACCCGCGGCGCGGCGCGCTACCGGCTCGCCGACCACGAGATCCGCGAGATCGCCGCCGCGCTGCGCGGCACCACCCGGTACGGCAGCGGGCGCGCCGCGTTCGCGCAGCGGCTCGCGCACCAGATCCTCGTGCGGATGGAGCGGCGCGGCGAGGCCCCCGACGACCGCGTCCAGGACCAGGTCGCGCGGAGCAGGCCGGTCAAGCAGGTCCTCGACGCCGTGTGGCCGAAGGTGAGCGCCGAGCAGGTCCTGCACCGGCTGCTGTCGGACGCCGACCTGCTGCGCGCCGCCGCCAAGGGCGTGCTCGACGAGGACGAGCAGGCCGTCCTGCTGACGGCGAGGCCCGCCCGCTCGCACCGCTCCGCCAGGTGGACCGCCGCCGACCGGGCCCTGCTGGACGAGCTGAACGACCTCATGGAGCGCACCGCCTCGCTCGGCCACCTGGTGGTGGACGAGGCGCAGGACCTGTCCGCGATGCAGCTACGGGCGCTGGGGCGCCGCTGCGCGACGGGCTCGGCCACCGTCCTCGGCGACCTCGCGCAGGGCACGACCGCCTGGTCGGCCCGGACGTGGAAGGAGGTCCTCGCCCACCTCGGGCAGGACGGGGAGGTCACGGAGCTGACCCTCGGGTTCCGCGTCCCGGGCACCGTCCTCGACTTCGCCGCCCGCCTGCTCCCGCACGTCGCGCCCGGCCTGGAGCGGCCGCGCTCGCTGCGCGCCGGCGCCGGGGCGCTCACCGTGCGGCGCGTCGCCGACCCGGCCGCCGCGGCGGCCGAGGCCGCCCGCGCCGCCCTCGCCCGCCCCGGCTCGGTCGGCCTGATCGTCCCGGACGCGCGGGCGGGCGCGCACGCGGCGGCCCTGGAGGCGGCCGGGCTGGAGCACGAGGTCCTCGGGCCGGAGTCGGCCGGCGCCGCGCGGCTGCTCGTCGTCCCCGCGACCCTCGCCAAGGGCCTGGAGTACGACCATGTGATCGTCGTCGAGCCCGCCGCCATCGCCGCCGCCGAGGCCCGCGGCCTCGCCCGCCTGTACGTCGTGCTGACCCGCGCCGTCACCACGCTGACCGTGCTGCACGAGGACGACCTGCCCGCCGAGCTGGCGGCGCCGTAG
- a CDS encoding TetR/AcrR family transcriptional regulator, translated as MTSPASGRPLRADALRNRAKVLAAAEEVFAVQGTSASTEEVARKAGVGIGTVFRHFPTKESLLEAVLVALLERLAAEARGLRSADDPGAAFFGFFGRVVAQAAAKQAVTEALAEAGVDARQATGRAGPDLKAALGVLLGRAQEAGAVRADVGAGEVMALLAGMSYAAGRAGAREDVLRIAFDGLRPREAPDRPGAPG; from the coding sequence ATGACCTCACCCGCCTCCGGCAGGCCGCTGCGGGCCGACGCCCTGCGCAACCGCGCCAAGGTCCTCGCCGCGGCCGAGGAGGTCTTCGCCGTCCAGGGGACCTCCGCCTCCACCGAGGAGGTCGCGCGCAAGGCGGGGGTCGGCATCGGGACGGTGTTCCGGCACTTCCCCACCAAGGAGTCGCTGCTGGAGGCCGTGCTCGTCGCCCTGCTGGAGCGGCTGGCGGCCGAGGCGCGCGGCCTCCGGTCCGCGGACGACCCGGGCGCGGCGTTCTTCGGCTTCTTCGGCCGGGTGGTCGCGCAGGCGGCGGCCAAGCAGGCCGTCACCGAGGCGCTGGCCGAGGCCGGCGTCGACGCCCGGCAGGCCACCGGGCGCGCCGGACCGGATCTCAAGGCCGCGCTCGGGGTCCTGCTCGGCCGGGCGCAGGAGGCCGGCGCCGTCCGCGCCGACGTCGGGGCGGGCGAGGTCATGGCGCTCCTGGCCGGCATGTCCTACGCCGCGGGACGCGCCGGGGCCCGCGAGGACGTCCTGCGCATCGCCTTCGACGGCCTGCGCCCGCGGGAGGCCCCGGACCGGCCGGGCGCTCCGGGGTAG
- a CDS encoding nuclear transport factor 2 family protein: MSEFASPRAVFQRLIDGITALRPEGLPQLYAEDAVVVHPFAHPASRLEGREALRRHFARLEVLPVELKARNVVVHETADPEVIITEFEYAGRNTENGREFVVPNIFVLRVRDGHIVESRDYAHHRAFDEAMA; encoded by the coding sequence ATGTCAGAGTTCGCCAGCCCCCGGGCCGTCTTCCAGCGGCTGATCGACGGGATCACCGCGCTGCGGCCGGAGGGCCTGCCGCAGCTCTACGCCGAGGACGCTGTGGTCGTGCACCCGTTCGCCCACCCGGCCTCGCGCCTGGAGGGCCGCGAGGCGCTGCGGCGGCACTTCGCCCGGCTGGAGGTGCTGCCCGTGGAGCTGAAGGCGCGCAACGTCGTCGTGCACGAGACCGCCGACCCCGAGGTGATCATCACGGAGTTCGAGTACGCGGGCCGCAACACCGAGAACGGGCGGGAGTTCGTCGTGCCCAACATCTTCGTCCTGCGGGTGCGCGACGGGCACATCGTGGAGTCCCGCGACTACGCCCACCACCGCGCGTTCGACGAGGCGATGGCGTGA
- a CDS encoding acyl-CoA dehydrogenase family protein translates to MSTAPPDADELSRRVGEFLAAHDPAETAPQEFLRARFDAGLAWVHYPEGLGGLGAPRHLQPAVDRRFAEAGASTNHPERNGIGLGMAAPTILAFGTEEQKRRFLRPLWTGEELWCQLFSEPGAGSDLAALATRAVRDGDAWTVNGQKVWTSMAHEARWAILVTRTDPDVPKHRGMTYFVCDMTAPGVEVRPLRQMTGEAEFNEVFLTDVRIPDEHRLGAVGQGWQVSTTTLMNERVAIGGGAVPRESGMIGVVAALWRDRPELRTPGLHDALLRAWVETEAARLTGARLRQQLTAGQPGPEGSGAKLAFARLNQEVSGLELELLGEEGLRYDDWTMRRPTEVDFTRRSPGYRYLRAKGNSIEGGTSEILRNIIAERVLGLPGEIRVDKDVAWKDLPR, encoded by the coding sequence GTGAGTACAGCACCGCCCGACGCCGACGAGCTGAGCAGGCGGGTCGGCGAGTTCCTCGCCGCCCACGACCCCGCGGAGACCGCGCCCCAGGAGTTCCTGCGGGCCCGGTTCGACGCCGGGCTCGCCTGGGTGCACTACCCCGAGGGGCTCGGCGGCCTCGGCGCCCCGCGGCACCTGCAGCCCGCCGTCGACCGCCGGTTCGCCGAGGCGGGCGCCTCGACCAACCATCCCGAGCGCAACGGCATCGGGCTCGGCATGGCCGCGCCCACGATCCTCGCCTTCGGCACCGAGGAGCAGAAGCGCCGCTTCCTGCGCCCCCTGTGGACCGGCGAGGAGCTGTGGTGCCAGCTGTTCAGCGAGCCCGGCGCCGGCTCCGACCTGGCCGCGCTCGCCACCCGCGCCGTCCGCGACGGCGACGCCTGGACGGTCAACGGCCAGAAGGTGTGGACGTCCATGGCGCACGAGGCGCGCTGGGCGATCCTCGTCACCCGCACCGACCCGGACGTCCCCAAGCACCGCGGCATGACCTACTTCGTCTGCGACATGACCGCGCCGGGCGTCGAGGTCCGCCCGCTGCGGCAGATGACCGGCGAGGCCGAGTTCAACGAGGTGTTCCTCACCGACGTGCGGATCCCCGACGAGCACCGGCTCGGCGCGGTCGGGCAGGGCTGGCAGGTGTCCACCACGACGCTGATGAACGAGCGCGTCGCGATCGGCGGCGGCGCGGTGCCGCGCGAGAGCGGCATGATCGGGGTCGTCGCCGCGCTCTGGCGGGACCGCCCCGAGCTGCGCACCCCCGGCCTGCACGACGCCCTGCTGCGCGCGTGGGTGGAGACCGAGGCGGCCCGGCTGACCGGGGCGCGGCTGCGCCAGCAGCTCACCGCGGGGCAGCCCGGCCCCGAGGGGTCGGGCGCCAAGCTGGCCTTCGCCAGGCTCAACCAGGAGGTCTCCGGCCTGGAGCTGGAGCTGCTCGGCGAGGAGGGCCTGCGCTACGACGACTGGACGATGCGCCGCCCCACCGAGGTGGACTTCACCCGCCGGTCGCCCGGCTACCGGTACCTGCGCGCCAAGGGCAACTCCATCGAGGGCGGCACCTCGGAGATCCTGCGCAACATCATCGCCGAGCGCGTCCTCGGCCTGCCCGGCGAGATCCGCGTCGACAAGGACGTGGCCTGGAAGGACCTGCCCCGATGA